CTACGGCATGACGATCGTGCCGCGGCTCGATGGCGGAAACGCCGAGTACGCGGCGGTGCCCGAGCTCTTCCTCACGCCGAAACCCACGACGCTCTCGATGACCGAGGCCGCGGCGGTGCCGCTCGCGGCACTGACCGCGTGGGGCATGGTCGTCGACGTCGCGCGCGCCCATGAGGGGCAGCGGATGCTCATCCACGCCGGCGCCGGCGGCGTCGGGCACTTCGTGGTGCAGTTGGCGGCGTACTTCGGCGCGAGCGTCACCGCCACATGCTCGACGGCCAACGTGTCGTTCGTGCGCGAGCTCGGGGCCGCCCGCGTCGTCGACTACACGACCACGCGGTTCGAGCACGAGGTGCACGACCACGATGTCGTGATCGACCTCATCGGCAACGTGCACGACGACACCGGCACGCGCTCGCTCGCCGCGCTGCGGCCGGGCGGGCTGCTCGTCAACGCGCCCACCGGCAGTTGGCCGGGCATGCTCGACGACGCCGCCGCCGCGGGCGTGCGCGCGACCGACTACAAGGTCTCGCCGAACGGCGCGACCCTCGCCGTCATCACCCGCATGATCGAGGCCGGCGATCTCCGCGTGCACGTCGACCGCGTCCTGCCGCTCGACGAGCTCGCCGAGGCGCACCGCCTGGTCGAGTCGGGCCGCACGCGCGGCAAGATCGCGATCGAGGTATCCCGGCCCTGACGCCCGCCCCGGCCAGCGGGCGCTCGTGCACGGCGGCGTCGTCGACCGCCTCGTCGACGAGGAAGCCCGTCGGGCCTCGCGCACGGGCACACCGCTCTCGAGCATCCCCTTGTTCTGCCCGCCCGTGTTCGCACCTGAGGCGGTACCGCCGGATCTGCCGCGCGAATCGCGCACGTCCGCGTGCTGAGCCTGAGTTGTGAACAGGCGCGCGGCGAGACGCAGCTCGGGCCGAGCCGAAACCACGAACGGCCCCGCCGAAGCGGGGCCGTTCGTGCGTCGCGCCGCAGGAGCGGCGGCGCGACAGAAAACGCTAAACGGCGTTGACGTCGAGCGGGATTCCCGGACCGAAGGTCGTCGAGAGCGAGCCCTTCTGCAGGTAGCGCCCCTTCGAGCTCGACGGCTTGAGGCGCATGACCTCGTCGAGCGCCGCCTTCAGGTTCTCGTGCAGCTGCTCTTCGGTGAACGCGGTCTTGCCGATGATGAAGTGCACGTTGGCGTGCTTGTCGACGCGGAACTCGATCTTGCCGCCCTTGATGTCGGTGACGGCCTTGGCCACATCGGGGGTGACGGTGCCCGTCTTCGGGTTGGGCATGAGGCCGCGGGGGCCGAGCACCTTGCCGAGTCGACCGACCTGGCCCATGAGCTCGGGGGTCGAGACCGCCGAGTCGAAGGCGGTGTAGCCGCCGGCGACCTTCTCGATGAGCTCGACGCCGCCGACCTCGTCGGCGCCGGCCGCGATCGCGGCCTCGGCCGCAGGGCCGGTCGCGAACACGATGACGCGAGCGGTCTTGCCCGTGCCGTGCGGCAGGTTGACGGTGCCGCGCACCATCTGGTCGGCCTTGCGGGGGTCGACGCCGAGCTTGAGCGCGACCTCGACGGTGGAGTTGGTGTTCTTCGAGCCGGTCTGTCGAGCGACGGCGACGGCCTCGGCCGTCGAGTAGAACTTGCCGTCTTCGATCTTCTCGGCCGCGGCCCGGTAGGCCTTCGACTTCTGTGCCATGTTGTGTCTCCTAGAGGTGAGTTCGCGGTTGACGAGCCTGGCTGGCTCTCCCGCTGAGGTGAAGGTCCTGCTGGTGTGAAAGTGGCGAGTCGAGCTACTGCTCGACGGTGATGCCCATGCTGCGAGCAGTGCCGGCGATGATCTTCTCGGCCGCCTCGATGTCGTTGGCGTTGAGGTCGACCTGCTTCTGCTCGGCGATCTGGCGCACCTGCTCCTTGGTGAGCTTGGCCACCTTGACGGTGTGCGGGGTCGACGACCCCTTCTGCACGCCCGCGGCCTTCTTGATGAGCTCGGCGGCCGGCGGCGTCTTGAGGATGAACGTGAACGA
The sequence above is a segment of the Microcella humidisoli genome. Coding sequences within it:
- a CDS encoding NADP-dependent oxidoreductase, translated to MTMMRAMVMTAIGGTEVLEAAELPVPVRAGAEVLVRVHATSVNPIDVKTRAGRGAAGAIRQYPAVLGYDIAGTVVESAYQSHALAPGREVYGMTIVPRLDGGNAEYAAVPELFLTPKPTTLSMTEAAAVPLAALTAWGMVVDVARAHEGQRMLIHAGAGGVGHFVVQLAAYFGASVTATCSTANVSFVRELGAARVVDYTTTRFEHEVHDHDVVIDLIGNVHDDTGTRSLAALRPGGLLVNAPTGSWPGMLDDAAAAGVRATDYKVSPNGATLAVITRMIEAGDLRVHVDRVLPLDELAEAHRLVESGRTRGKIAIEVSRP
- the rplA gene encoding 50S ribosomal protein L1, with protein sequence MAQKSKAYRAAAEKIEDGKFYSTAEAVAVARQTGSKNTNSTVEVALKLGVDPRKADQMVRGTVNLPHGTGKTARVIVFATGPAAEAAIAAGADEVGGVELIEKVAGGYTAFDSAVSTPELMGQVGRLGKVLGPRGLMPNPKTGTVTPDVAKAVTDIKGGKIEFRVDKHANVHFIIGKTAFTEEQLHENLKAALDEVMRLKPSSSKGRYLQKGSLSTTFGPGIPLDVNAV
- the rplK gene encoding 50S ribosomal protein L11, whose product is MAPKKKVTGLIKLQIQAGAANPAPPIGPALGQHGVNIMEFCKAYNAATESQRGNVIPVEITVYEDRSFTFILKTPPAAELIKKAAGVQKGSSTPHTVKVAKLTKEQVRQIAEQKQVDLNANDIEAAEKIIAGTARSMGITVEQ